One Campylobacter sputorum genomic window, AAAGTTTTAGGTGTAGCAACTCCTGAAATTGATGAATTTAAATGGGGCTCTAAAGAACCTAGTGTTATGATTAAATTTACAGGTGTTGGAAATGGATATCAAGCTATGCCAATTAGTATAGACAAAGCTTTTGCTCCTAAAAAATAAATAATTATTTCTCCTTGAATTTATTCAAGGAGAAATTAATTCTAGTAACTTTTTATCATCTTGTGGTTTGTATAGGTGCTTTGTATTTTTTAAGGAATATAATAAATAATTTGTTAGTAATATTTTTTAATACTATAATAAAAATAAAATATATATCATTGTAATATACAAATTCACTTTCTAACTTTATATTTTAGATATATTAATTTTTAAATTTTGATATAAATTTTTAAATAAAAACAATCAAATGTATTTTATTTATTAAATGTTTTAAAAGCATAAAATTGATAAAATCACAATTTTAATTAAAATAAGGATGATATATGAAAAATGTTCTTAGTATAGCCGGTGTTGATCCAAGCGGTGGTGCTGGAATTATAGCTGATTTAAAGGTTTTTATAGCTCATGATGTTTTTGCTATGGGGGTTGTAACTGCTACTACAGCTCAAAACACACAAGGTCTTTTTGGTATGCAATTAATCGATACTAAAACGATAGAAGATGGCATAAAAAGAATTTTTGATGATATAAGGGTAGATGCTATAAAAATAGGCGTAGTTCCAAGCGTTGAGATTATAAAAACAGTTGCAAATACTCTAAAAAGCATTCCAAATTTACCACCTGTTGTACTTGATCCTGTTATGAGTTGCAAAAACGGAGATATTTGGTTAGAAGAAAATTCCCAAAAAACTCTTGTAAGTGAGCTTTTTCCAATATCTTATGTAATAACTCCAAATTTATATGAAGCACAACAAATTTTACAAACCAAACTTTCTAGTGAAGATGATTTTAAAGAAGCTTGTATAAATTTAACTAAATTTGGTGCAAAAAATATTTATCTAAAAGCTGGTAATGTAAATGGCATTTCTTTAGATGTTTTCTATGATGGAAAAGATTTTGAATTGTTAAAAACACCTAGAATAAACTCAAATCATACTCACGGAACAGGATGTTCTCTCTCAAGCGCTATTGCTGCAAATTTAGCAAATGGTGAAAGTGTAAAAAATGCTTGTAAAAAAGCAAAAGAATACATAACTGGTGCTATTTCTCATCCTGCTATGATAGGATCAGGTTGTAATCCTATAGATCATTTTTATAAAAACCATATATAAAAATAATAAGGTAAATTTAGACATCACAAACGCCGAAATTTGCCTTATTCATAATTTCGTATAATATATAAATTATTAATCCTAATGCAATAAGAATCAAAATACCATAAACATAAGTTTTAGCTATATAAGCTTCTTTATTTTTCCTTAGTCTATTTCTTTGCTTTATAAGTTCTTCTATCTGAGCATCTTTTTTCTTACTTAATTCTTTTAGTTAATTTATGGATTTTTCTATGGAATCTAACTTGTCTTCTTGTGTCATACAAACTCCCTTTAATTATTTTAAATACTATTTTTAGAAAATTTTTTTATAGTGCTTTGATTTACCGGAACATTTATCATATTTAAATTTGCATATCTTAAATCCTCTATAGTATAAAACGCCCAAGGGTTATTTTCTTTTATTAAAGGAAGTATATTATCTATTTCACAGCGTTTTATAACAACAAAAAGTATATTTATATCACCCTCATTTCCGTTTGCATTTATCATACTTACACTATATCCGCTATTTCTTAGCATTTTTGCTAAATTTACTGCTTTTATTTTTGGTATTATCCTAACTACAACATGCCCGAGTGCTAATTTTTCTTCAAGCAGTATGCCAAAAAGATTACCAAGTGCAAAACCAAGAGCATACGCTATATAGTTTTGCCATCCATCAAGGTGAGCCATAACTTGAGTGATTGCTATAAGCCATATTAAAATTTCAAAAAATCCTAAAATAGGTGCTATTATCTTTTTACCTTTTGAAACAAGGATAATTCTTATAGTTCCAAGAGTAACATCTATAATTCTTGCCAAGCATATTAAAATAGGTATCCCAATATATCTAAAAAAATCACTTTGTAAAAATTCACTCATATAAACGCCTTTTATTTTTTATGATTTTACCAAATAAACAAAAAGTTTACAAATAATTATATTGGTTAATTTTAAGTAGTTGTATCAAAAGAAAATTAAATTTTTAGCAGCACCTTGAAGGTGCCACTAAATTCTGTTAGTTAAAAGGTTTTTTATAATCAATTACTAATGCTCTATAGCCGATTATATTTCCGCCAACCATTTTGATTTCTAATTCTGGTGTTTTTGTGCCATATTTAAACTCATGGAGATATGGAGCAAGTTCTGCTGTGCCGTTTCTAAATGCAACTAAATCCCCCATTCCAGCAGTAGCACTATAAACCATCATAGTATCTGTTTTAGGTATATATTCTGTTACTGAGGTTATTGGGCTATACCACTCAAGTCCTCTTTCTTTACCAAATTCCCAAACTTGTTTAACAGTCATATTTTTTTCATCAACTTCATATTCAACAGCACGGATGTATTTCATACTAACCATTGCAGGTTGCTCCATTCCGCGGCTATCTCCATTATCAAAAGTGCTTATATGTCTTATATGACCTTTTGATTTTTCTGGTATAACATAAGCCGTATGTTGTGTCCATGAGTAGTCAAATCCACCTTTTTGGCTTAAATATCCAGGGCAATGTGAACCTTGTGCTTCACAAACTATCTTTTTACCTTTTTCATCAATTGGGGTTAGAATATATTTTTTATATTCATCACTCCATCCCTCAGGCGAACTTAAAATCCATTTTATTTTTTTATCTCTACCTATTTTTATTACAGCACTTTGGTGACGACTTGAAATAATGATACTATCATCATATGAATCATAATTAACGCTATTTACATGAGCCCAGTTTCTACCAGGTCCAACACCTGCAACATCTCCAAATGGCATATTGTCGCTCTCTAGCTCTTCTTTTGAGACCGTTTGCCCAGCTTTACTAGCATCTACATTCAAGCAAACTGCACCTTGATCCATTGCTAGGATATTGTTATCTCTATACGGATCTAAGATTTCACTTAAATTCCATTCATCTATAACATTTCCTTCTTTATCAAGTTCAACTATCACATCTCTAACAGTTCTTACATTTTTGCCGTCTTTGCGTTTCATATCTGAATCAGCAACACGCAATAAATATGTTCCTTTGCTTGTTTCTTCTGCATGGTGTGAAAAATCAATGTATGAACGAGGAAGCATTCTATCAAAAATTTTTCTACCCATTAAGTCATATTTTTTGTAAGTTTGACCCATACCCCAGAGTAAATTTCCATCTGATGTTTGATCAAAGCCCATCATATTGCCTTTTTTTCTTATATCATAAGGATCTCTAAATTTACTAACATCTAGTTGCCATCTAATGTCTCCATTTGTATCAATCATCCATACATAACTTTCATAATCCCATTCTAAGGCACCTCCAGCAGGGTGGTTCCAAACAACTTGACTTGCATTTGGCAAAATTGAACTTAAATGATTCATTAGATATAAATTATTTTTAACTTTAGGCGAAGCAGGTACTATACTTCGGCTTTTGGTAAAAAGTTTTTTATGCAGTTCCTGAGCCATAAGTTGTAATCGGTGGCGCATAAATAGAATATGTTTCGTTTATTTTTTGAGATTTTGCATTTTTACTGCTTGGCTTAAATCTTATGTAACTAACTTCAACTGTATTTATAAAATCTGGATAAAGTCCAAAAATAGGAATTCCTGCATATTGCATAAGTTTTGTATCTGATACATCGTATTGTATATCAATGCCTTTACTACCTTTTCCTTTAACCGTAACTTTAGCGTCTTTTATGTGATATCCGCCATCATTAATTATTGCAGTAAGTGGTGCTGTTCCATAAGGATTCATCACAACTGCACCGATTTTGCCAATTGCATTATATGTCTTTGGACCGTTGCTCCGCCAGCTGCGTAAATATCAGCAGGTGTTATGCATACTAGCAATCCTGCAACTAAGATTGATAAAGAAATCTTTGATTTCATATTGCATCTCCTTTTATAATATTTGTGTTATATTAATAAATTTAATTAACAAATTTGCAACAAGAATATTAATATTTGCTAAAGTAAGATTTTATGAAAAACTGCTAAAATTATTTATTGGAGATTTTTATGAAAAAATTTATTAAAAATTTAATTTTAAATATAGATAATTATAAAATATATCATACAATGGCTATTTTTTCACTTGTTTTTATGTTTTTACTAATAGTAACTTTTCTAAACATAAAAAAAGATGTTTATCAAAAAATAGAACAAAATCGTATTTTGACAACTCAAAGATTAAAATACTCTCTTTCTCTCTGGATAGAAGAGCAGATAAAAAGTTTAGAAGCAGCTACTGCGTATTTACAAAATAATCAAATCTATCAAGATGAAAATAAAATTATAAAATTTAACAAAAATTTTCTTCAATCATCACCAAATTTTGACTTTATTCACATTTATGTTGATGATAAATATTTTTTTGTAAATTCTGATAAAATTTTTGATTTAGAGCATAACAAAAGTCTAAATTCTTTTGCAAATATAAATAATGCAAGAACGCTTGATTGGTATGTAAAAACAAAATCTATGATGAAAACAACTATAAACAACAAAACAAAACATGCGATTTTAAAAGAACGAACTATAAATATTTGCACACCTATTATCGATCAAGATAAATTTAAAGGTGTGGTATGTGGAATTCTTGGAGCGAAAAGTTTGTTTGATAAAATCAAGCAAATTAAGCCACCTAAGCATTTTTACTATTTTATTGTTGATGAAAGTGGTAAAATTCTTACTAAATTAGATAATGAAAATTTAATAGCCGAAATTTCAGAGACTTGCTTAAAACTAGATAATAATGAAACAATTATCAAAATAAATAATGATGTAATAAATTTAAGCACAATAGATAGATTTGATTGGAAAATAGGTGTTGGTGTAAATAATGAAAATTTTTTAAAACAAAATTTTAAAACCATATTTGAACACAGCATTGTGTTATTTATATTTTTTATATTTTTTATGCTTGTATTAAATTTAGGATATGAGTTTATTATTCAAAAATTTGTTATTAAAAAAAATCAAATGGAAATTTTGCTAGCTAGAAAATCTAGATTAAATGAAATCGGCACGCTTATTACAAGCATAAATCATCAGTTAAAACAGCCAATAAATTCACTTAGTTTAATACTTTCAAATACAGAATTTTTTCGTCAAAATCACAATTTAAATGACGATATGTTGAAGTCAAATTTAGATTTATGTTTTAAACAGATTGAATTGATAGATAAGTCGATAAATATTTTTCGCAATTTTTATTCTAATGACGATGCAATAAGCGAATTTTGGATTAATGAATCTATAAAATCATTGATTTTTGCGACTCATTGTGAGCTTTCTCATCACAATATTACAATTAAATTTGAATCTAAAAATGACATAAAAGTTGTTAGTATTGAAAATTTTATTCAACAAATTTTATTGGTTTTGATCCAAAATTCAAAAGATGCGATAATAAGCTCACAAAAAGTATCTATTCGTCAAATTTATATACAGATAAATCAAGTAGATGATTTTGTTGAGATTAGCGTTAGTGATTTTGCTGATGGAATTGATGAAAAACTTAGTGAAAAAATTTTTAGCGAGGATAAAACGACAAATAAAAAATTAGGTTTTGGTCTTGGATTATATTTTGCAAAAACTATTTGTGTGCAAAAACTAAAAGGCGATTTACAGCTTATTTCTTCACGCAACCCAACAAAATTTACTCTAAATATACCAATAAATTTAAGGAGCTAATTTGCAACTTTCTACATTAAAACTTCTTGAAAATTTTACTATAATGGTTGTTGAAGACGACGAAATTGCTTTAAGTATGTTAGAATTAGGCTTAAAGCCATATTGCAAAAAGCTATTTTTAGCTCGTGATGGTTTAGAAGGACTTGAAATTTTTAAAAAAAATCAAATAGATATGATTTTAACGGATTTGCATATGTCAAATTTAAATGGATTTGAGATGATTAAAATAATCTTATCTATAAAGCCAAATCAAAATTTCATAGTTATGACATCATATGATAGCGATCAAAATTTCTTAAATAGTATAAAACACGGTGCTTTAAATTTTATTAGAAAACCATTAAACATGCTTACTATACAAAGTTCGCTGATAATTGCTCTGTCAAATATCAAAAGCGAGAAAAAACAAATTAGTAAAAGAGTAAGCGTTGATTATAGTAATGAAAATATCTATCTTGATGATGAGTTGGTGTTTTTATCACAAAAAAATCATAAAATTTTCTGGCTATTTTTATATAACTTAAACAATGTTGTTAGTTACGAACTTATAGAAAGTTATGTTTATAATGATGAAAATTTTAGTAAAAATGCTCTTCAAATGTCTATAAAGCGTATAAAATCACAACTTGCTGATGTAAAAATAGAAAACATTTCATCAATTGGATATATTTTAAAAAGCTAAATTTATTTTACATTAATTTTACGATGATTGTCTAACATTACTCCATACCAATAAAAAAAGGAGTGCAAAATGGATAGAAGAAGTTTTCTAAAAGGCACAGCAGGCATTGGGACATTAGCAGCTTTTGAGCTAAATTTAGGAGCTAGTGCAAAAGATATAGTTGAGGGTACTGGCGTAAGTAAAAGTGTAAAAAGCATTTGCGAAATGTGTTCATCTCGTTGTCCTGTTGAGGTAAGAGTTGAAGAGGGTAAATGTACCTTTATAACAGGAAATCCAAAATTTTCATCAAATAAAACAGCAGTTTGTGCAAGAGGTGGAGCAGGAGTTAATCAGCTTTATGATAAAGAAAGACTTGTTAAGCCTTTAATTCGCGTCGGCAAAAGAGGTGAGGGTAAATGGAAAGAGGTTAGTTATGAACAAGCACTTAAATTTGCAGCTGATAAACTTAATGAAATCAAGGAAAAATACGGTCCGCAAAGTGTTGTTTTTACTTCAAAAAGTGGAGAAAGTCATGAGCAAATGACAAATTTTGCCTGTAGTTACGGAAGCCCAAATATTTTTTCACATTGGTCTTGCTGTCCGATTACAGAAAAAATAGCTATTCCGCACACATTTGGAACATCACCAAAAAGAGATTTTAAAAATGCAAAATATATTGTAAATTTTGGTCATAATTTATTTGAAGGTATTAACATTTCAGATACTAAAAAACTTATGGCTTTTGCGGATAAAAAAGATACTAAACTTTTAGTTTTAGAACCAAGATTTAGCGTTATTGCATCTAAGGCTGATGAGTGGCTGCCTGTAAAACCAGGAACTGATTTAGCATTTGTAATGGCACTTATTCATGTGTGGATAAGAGATGAAAAATATGATAAAAAATTTATTGAAAATTACACAATAGGATTTGACGAGCTTGCAAAAAGTGTAGCTAACTCTACTCCAAAATGGCAAGAAGGAATAACTGGCATAAGTGCTGAGAGTGTTGAGAGAATAGCTAATGAAATTTATTCAAAAGCACCACAAGTTATCATTGATTGGGGTCATAAAACAACCACAACAAGGGCTGAGTATCAAAGAACAAGAGCTATAGCTATAGCAAATGCTTTGATGGGAAATTTTGAAAAAAAAGGCGGACTATTTTTTGGCAAAAATGCTAAGAAATTTAACGAGCTTTGTGGAGAAGATTTATTTCCTGTTTTATCAAATCCAAACAGCGAGTTTAAAGTTCCAAAAACACCTAGAATAGATGGTTGTGGAGAAGATGGAAGTAGGCATTTTTTTATTCCTAGAAAACATGGTATTTTGATGGATATAGCTCCTGCTATTTTAAATAAAAAACCATATCCTATAAAAGGTTGGGTAAATACTAGATTTAATCATCTTATAAATGTTGCTGGAACACAAGATGTCATAAAAGCGATTAATGAACTTGATTTTGTAATGTCAATTGATATTTATATGAGTGATTTTAGTCAATATGCTGATGTTGTATTCCCAGAAGCGACTTATCTTGAAAGAGATGAAAGCATACAAGACAAATCAGGTACAGCACCTGGGTATTATATGCGTCAAAAAGCAATTGAGCCAATAAATGGTACTTTAAGCGGATATGAGATATTTAGAAAACTTGCTAAGATTATGAACATTGATAGTCTTTATAAATACAATGATATAAATGAGTTTAGAATGATTCAAGCAAAAGGAGATGCAAAACTCCTAGAATCTCTTATAAAAGATGGTTATGTTTCATGGAAAGTTCCACAAGTTTATTATAGAGAGGCAAGTTATATTTCTAAATTTGTAGAAAAATATCCAAATGCGGCTAAATTTGTAGATGAAAATGGTGAGATGAGTTCGCAAATGAAATTTAAAACTCCAAGCGGAAAGATAGAACTATTTTCGTTGCAAGTTGAAGAAAAACTTCCAGGAGAAGGCTGTCTTAATACCAACAATATGGATGTTTTTGATGGACATGAGCTTTGTTTAATGAGCGGTAAAACACCTATCCATACAAATGGACATACGCAAAATATCAAAATTTTAAACGATATGATGAATGATGCACCAATCTGGATAAATACAAAAACAGCAAATAAAAAAGATCTAAAAACAGGTGACAAGATTATGCTAAAAAATAAATTTGGCGAAGAAAAAGGAACCGTTTTTGTAACTGAGGGCATAAGAGAAGATACGCTTTTTGTTTATCATGGCTTTGGGCATATTAGTAAAGAACTTAAGAGAACTTATGGTGATGGAACTAATCAAAGTAAGATTTTAAATCCAGCTGATGGTGCAGTTTGTGGCACAATGGTTACAAATGTTGGCGTTGATATTGTAAAGTTGTAAGGTGGATAAAATGAAAAAATATGTAATGATACACGATGAAAATTTATGCATAGGATGTCAAGCTTGTTCTGTTGCATGTAGAAATGAAAACAAAGTAAGTGATGGTGTTTATAGGCTTCAAGTACACGCAAATATGAAAGGTGTATTTCCAAATTTACAAACAAATTTTGAAAGACAAAGTTGTGTTATGTGTGAAGAAAGTCCATGTGTGGATGTTTGTCCAACGGGAGCTAGTTTTAAAACTGAAGATGGTAT contains:
- the phsA gene encoding thiosulfate reductase PhsA, with protein sequence MDRRSFLKGTAGIGTLAAFELNLGASAKDIVEGTGVSKSVKSICEMCSSRCPVEVRVEEGKCTFITGNPKFSSNKTAVCARGGAGVNQLYDKERLVKPLIRVGKRGEGKWKEVSYEQALKFAADKLNEIKEKYGPQSVVFTSKSGESHEQMTNFACSYGSPNIFSHWSCCPITEKIAIPHTFGTSPKRDFKNAKYIVNFGHNLFEGINISDTKKLMAFADKKDTKLLVLEPRFSVIASKADEWLPVKPGTDLAFVMALIHVWIRDEKYDKKFIENYTIGFDELAKSVANSTPKWQEGITGISAESVERIANEIYSKAPQVIIDWGHKTTTTRAEYQRTRAIAIANALMGNFEKKGGLFFGKNAKKFNELCGEDLFPVLSNPNSEFKVPKTPRIDGCGEDGSRHFFIPRKHGILMDIAPAILNKKPYPIKGWVNTRFNHLINVAGTQDVIKAINELDFVMSIDIYMSDFSQYADVVFPEATYLERDESIQDKSGTAPGYYMRQKAIEPINGTLSGYEIFRKLAKIMNIDSLYKYNDINEFRMIQAKGDAKLLESLIKDGYVSWKVPQVYYREASYISKFVEKYPNAAKFVDENGEMSSQMKFKTPSGKIELFSLQVEEKLPGEGCLNTNNMDVFDGHELCLMSGKTPIHTNGHTQNIKILNDMMNDAPIWINTKTANKKDLKTGDKIMLKNKFGEEKGTVFVTEGIREDTLFVYHGFGHISKELKRTYGDGTNQSKILNPADGAVCGTMVTNVGVDIVKL
- a CDS encoding DUF2179 domain-containing protein, with the protein product MSEFLQSDFFRYIGIPILICLARIIDVTLGTIRIILVSKGKKIIAPILGFFEILIWLIAITQVMAHLDGWQNYIAYALGFALGNLFGILLEEKLALGHVVVRIIPKIKAVNLAKMLRNSGYSVSMINANGNEGDINILFVVIKRCEIDNILPLIKENNPWAFYTIEDLRYANLNMINVPVNQSTIKKFSKNSI
- the thiD gene encoding bifunctional hydroxymethylpyrimidine kinase/phosphomethylpyrimidine kinase → MKNVLSIAGVDPSGGAGIIADLKVFIAHDVFAMGVVTATTAQNTQGLFGMQLIDTKTIEDGIKRIFDDIRVDAIKIGVVPSVEIIKTVANTLKSIPNLPPVVLDPVMSCKNGDIWLEENSQKTLVSELFPISYVITPNLYEAQQILQTKLSSEDDFKEACINLTKFGAKNIYLKAGNVNGISLDVFYDGKDFELLKTPRINSNHTHGTGCSLSSAIAANLANGESVKNACKKAKEYITGAISHPAMIGSGCNPIDHFYKNHI
- a CDS encoding sensor histidine kinase → MKKFIKNLILNIDNYKIYHTMAIFSLVFMFLLIVTFLNIKKDVYQKIEQNRILTTQRLKYSLSLWIEEQIKSLEAATAYLQNNQIYQDENKIIKFNKNFLQSSPNFDFIHIYVDDKYFFVNSDKIFDLEHNKSLNSFANINNARTLDWYVKTKSMMKTTINNKTKHAILKERTINICTPIIDQDKFKGVVCGILGAKSLFDKIKQIKPPKHFYYFIVDESGKILTKLDNENLIAEISETCLKLDNNETIIKINNDVINLSTIDRFDWKIGVGVNNENFLKQNFKTIFEHSIVLFIFFIFFMLVLNLGYEFIIQKFVIKKNQMEILLARKSRLNEIGTLITSINHQLKQPINSLSLILSNTEFFRQNHNLNDDMLKSNLDLCFKQIELIDKSINIFRNFYSNDDAISEFWINESIKSLIFATHCELSHHNITIKFESKNDIKVVSIENFIQQILLVLIQNSKDAIISSQKVSIRQIYIQINQVDDFVEISVSDFADGIDEKLSEKIFSEDKTTNKKLGFGLGLYFAKTICVQKLKGDLQLISSRNPTKFTLNIPINLRS
- a CDS encoding response regulator transcription factor — its product is MQLSTLKLLENFTIMVVEDDEIALSMLELGLKPYCKKLFLARDGLEGLEIFKKNQIDMILTDLHMSNLNGFEMIKIILSIKPNQNFIVMTSYDSDQNFLNSIKHGALNFIRKPLNMLTIQSSLIIALSNIKSEKKQISKRVSVDYSNENIYLDDELVFLSQKNHKIFWLFLYNLNNVVSYELIESYVYNDENFSKNALQMSIKRIKSQLADVKIENISSIGYILKS